The Acropora muricata isolate sample 2 chromosome 7, ASM3666990v1, whole genome shotgun sequence genomic interval AGTGTTTCCTCAAAACGTACGTACACCCAGGAAGTTAAGCCTCATCCATACtggcaagttttccttgacaagtgcccTTGTTAAAAAACTAGCACGCTAGTTTTGGAACAAGGAcacttgtcatattttccatttacactgccaaggaaaatttgtcaaagaaaacttgcttAACTTGCTAACCAAAGGTCAGTTTTTGAAAATCAGTGTTTTACTTTACCTTCGTTTTGTGACCTTACGTCCATTTCTGTCCAAGAAATTTTGCGTATGCACAGAGTAAGAAGAACACAGGCAATGGAACCAGTAGCGTATCAGCCAGAGTACATTCGTGCCAGAGTCTTCTCGGTTAGACAAACTTTGTTCACTTCAACAATAAATTCAACTATACCTAGAAAATAGTAGAAAATAGAAAATACTATGCCTAGAAAATAGAACTCATTCTGTTTTTCATATGGTCAGCTTGCTTAGTATTGGTATCTGTGCATATATACGCATGGCAACTGCTGAATCAAGCAATACCTTGAATACCGTAGCTAGTAATTTCTGTGAGATTAGATTGGAAACAACAAGGCAAACAATTATGAATAAGTCTCTTTGCGGAGAGTTGAATAACGCGGTCAGGGAGGGGCTTGTATTAGACGTCTGTTCAGGAAGAGCAGTCTGATTCTTTTTTTAGAGAGTTGCGTTTTCAATTGAAAATGAAAGCGATTAATTCCTATCACACCTTTCAGGTGCTCAgtctttttttagacttgaaaAAAACCGTTTGAATTTCCTGTCTATCGGGGGCGGGGTGGGGGTTGAACGTCGCAGGGGCTGGAATCTCACATCGATAACGGTCACGTGGTGACAGTGTGTCAGTCAGAGCTTGGGAGAACGTCATGTTGACCATACTAAAGTTAGAAGTCCATAACCCGTACGTTATGGACTTCTGGTAAAATATGATACCTCACCCCACTTTTTCAATTCTGAAAAACTGAACGTTCTGACAGTCCAAAGAAAACTTCCAACCTCATGATTCATAGTTGTAATAAACTTCCTTATCAAAGACGTCATTTAGTGCCACTTCCTCTTTCGTTCGATCGTCATCAGCATTGAAGTGGGAAACcatttaatttacaaaaaaaaaacagtgaaattaCAGTGCCATATGATATGTCAGCAGCAAGccaaaaagcttttaaaatggAACCAAACTCAAAATAATGTATCTGACCTCCGTCTTAACTGAGTACCGTTTCACTGTTCCATATTTTCGCATTCCTTATCATCTGTTTTCAAGATAGCCGACAACGGCAAATTTGGAAACAAGTGCTAGCTGGAACCCATAAATAGGAGTGACTATCTGCATAAATTCCATGAGTCAGACTCTTCGAGTAGAGCTGTTTTTTGAACTTCTTTATGTTGTCATAGCTTTGTTGGTCACAAGGCACCATTGTGAtagcaacgacaacaacaacaatttattaAGGTATTTCCGGAACACTTCATCGCATTACCTATTTTAACTAAAGAAAATATAAcaacaatcaaaataaaaataaagttattttaaaaacaaatttcatgTCTAAGGAACATTCCTTGGAAAATATAAGCAGCAGTTGATCAACATACAGTAGGGTCGACGCCGTTGAAGGTAAAGCTCcactttgattggctatttggTTGCTAGTGCGTAAGAGGACCCTTGAGACTCATTCAGTTGACATAAAGGCCCCCTCTCATGGGCTCTCAGCGGTACTCAGTCCTAAGCACAGCGGCTCGGACGTCGGCCGAGCGTCACGAACTTGCGCTGGCTGGGAGTCAAAACGAAATTAAGATGTTTCCGTTGATCTACACTCTGGCAATCTCTTTGGGTCACGTAGAGCgaggaaataaaagaaattacTTTTTCTAGTCAAGTAAGACAACAATAGTTTTACAAGCAAACTACTCGGAAATTGAAATGTTTATTGATTACTTCTGCCATGTCAGCATTTCAAGTAATAAAAATCATGGTACATGCAAGTCTTTCTATTGATCAAGGCAAATAACAgtgaacaatgaaaatgaaacaagacgtttttttatgtttattttggTTAAACTCACATTGTCCAGAGCTTAGCAGGACGCGGCCATTCAGCGACACATTGTAATTTATGAAAGCGATGAGAAACAATGTCGGCTCTGGGCCTCATGGTCAGAGCATGAGAACTCTCTCAGTTAGTGGAAACGACTGATGATCACGATTGCCAAAAGTGCAGTTGATGTCAACGGGTGGAACCTAAAACGTGACACTTGAAAGCGCCAACTTGAAAGCAGGAGAACTACTCAAGCGTGCACAGGTGGCCTACGCTCACACAGGAGAATGTAATATGAGGACTTATAGGGATTTGTAAAAAGTTTACAGTAAAAAAGAATCGTTCCCTTATTACTATGGACGATGTAGTTTCATTGCCGTTTCACGGTTATTTTTGAACGATTTCTTGAACACAAAAAGGAATATATAATACCCGCTGTGgttgatgaaaataaaaacatcaacaaaaacGGTATCTTTACGATCACTAGCCTTGAAATGTCCTTAAcaatcattttcaaaaaaaggcttgtggtgaatagacctaatcggctaactcagtgttgtacccaattcaaatctcccggggttaagattctttgtgtgttgcatttgcattacaatgtggcattcacatttaaatgatatggaaattcctgcaacaaaacgttttattcccaaagagtttgaattgggtacaacattgagctagccgattgggtctatgaGGCCACGCTCGCAAAATCAGCCACAATTTAAAGGGACGTTGCCGAGTGCTAGAACATGTAGATGTAGATGAAGATGTTTTCAGGCCCAAGCTCCGCCAAGTGCGTGCAGCACCCCATTACCTCGCACGGGAATTTGGCATGCTCCATGAAGTTATAATCTCCAGAGCATTAAAGGCGACAAATGATGCTATTCCGCTTTTTTCTTGTCAGAATTCCTTAAAATCagaatccaaaaaaaaaaaaaggtatctTTTTTTGCGTGATGTTCTTCATTAGCAATCATTTCCCCTGACAAAATTTAGACAATCAATAGATGATGTCATTCCCTTGGGAATATACCCGTCGGCTTCACGCGTGactaaatataaaaaaatcgGGGACATCCCTTTTTTTTTACCCCTATAAACCCCCAACGTCTTGGTGCAAACACAGCCATAAGTTCATTAGTCGTGGGTTGCGTTGACAGTGTTCGGTCGCTCAACTGTAGTACTTTCTGACTCAAAATGATCGAGTGTGAAAATATGGATGCTGTGAAAGGCGAAAACAACCGTCTCCGGAGAGCGTTGTTGCTGATGGCcagcgaaagaaaaaaaatggcgtcGCAACTAACGGGTGTTCAAAACCTTGGGCTTCAATTACAGAGGAAAGAACAAGAAGTCAAGTCTTTGTCGGAGAAAAATGAACGCTTAGAGATTTCTTTAACGAGAGCAGAGAATAGAATCACTCAGTTGAGTTATATAGTGAGGAGCAATCCGCAAACGCTTAGTATGGCGAGCCAAGGCGCCATTGTTACACCCGGAGTATCGAAAAAAGTTTTGGAGGCGCTTACCCGGGAAAATACAAAACTCAAACAGGCATTAAATCATTTGACAAGCAAAGGACCGAGTGGGGTAGATTTAGCAGTGGTAAGTATTACATAAGGATGCTTTGAATTCACTTATTTGATCATATTGCACACCCTCCTCTGTCGCTTTTTGTCGGTTTTATCATAGTACAGCTGTCCTTATTCTTTACCGCTTTGGTTTCCAGTAAAGACTCTTGTAAAATACAAACTTAGACGAAAGAGACATGATGAGGAATACCTCTGTCACTAGGGTCATCAGCTATACTTTTGACGCAGCAATGATTTTGGCGGTTGTGGAAGAAGGAAGGTGTATTGGCCGTTTCGCAATATTTGCCAGTGCGATTCAAGCGtgaatttaaaacatttcattggtATTTTCGTTGAACCGACGAACCCCTTGCAATCTGTAGTCATACTTTTCTCTTGTATAATTATTTGCTTGTTTTCGGGAATATCCCTTTTGGTGAAACGGGTGAAATAATTGATGTTTTGCGTCTAAAGCAGGTAAGTGCTTCGTAAGCATATTTTTTAACACGCGtctttcacttttttatttttttcatcctATCCCGCCTGCTAGATaaccaaacattttctttgtctttacAAGGAACATGTGGTTAGATAGTAATGTGCTTTCTTTGAAATTGGGCAAATAATTCTACCGTTTGGAAACGAAAGTGATATTAATCTTTTCTTGAATAAACACATTGTACTTTCGACTTGGGGATTCCCCGTTAGATATAGTTCAGACCTGATTGGTTGGGAAAAACCCCACAGAGCTTCCTTTTATAAATATTGAGATCACGTATCAACAAAAGATCTGACAGTATCTCACTTTAATTTTACATgttattgttcaattttttgctgtaaatgcaattttcaaaactgaTATGAAagcatttcttttaaaattagGTGTGGTGTATTTTTGGTAGGTTGTTCTAGAGACTCGCCTTATCTATGTTTTGGTCACTGTCATGCTATACACTAACTTTTTAAGATCAGAAACAGATTGGAATGCTGCTAGTAGTTcaacttgaaatttttgaagCATTACCAGTGTTCGATCTCTGTTGACGTATGGGCTTGGCAATTCATTGGAGAAGAAGGCCTAGGGAAACTGTTTTCCATACGAACtgaaatttcttgttttgtgattggtcagcCATTTTTAGTAAAGTTGAAAGGGAAACAGATGCAGTTTGAAAGTGTTCCCTCGATATGAAAGAATCCAAACATAAGCGATGAAGGAAGTGTAACTTGAAAATATACAAAATTGTTACTGGCAtgtttccaaaaaaataaataaataaaagaattgaaaaaaattgttgtaGAGGCCTAGCTGAAACATTCAGCAGTAGGTAGAGTGAACCGTCATCGTTTCTGTTGTCATATTTCTAAGGAAATCTTGTTTGAATAATGATTGCTATGAAACTACATatattgattgaaaaagatcatctgggtgattggaatcctaagaaggactgttgtttgtaaCTGaagttttgacaacctgtgtggaatCCATCTTCAAAGTCAAGTGGTAGTCtaagtcagttgaaaattcaaaaacccaagtgagcgatttgattggtgaaTAGATAGGGTAGCCATtggtaaatgcatgatgtgattggctgtgaagatgTGTGCGGaaataggttatgcaaatagatgggttgtgaaatgaataataaaccATGTGTTACTGtttgggttcaaaccattttcttataaacAACATATACATCAGACATCACTATAAATGCTAAACCTCAGCCATACTTTTTACCTGCAGGAAAATCGGGAACTGCATGAAATAATCATGACTTTGAAGGATGAAAAGGATATGAAAATCAATGAACTGAAGGAACTTAGGAAGGTGATTTCAGCTGTGGAGAATCAAAACATTGAAGCTCTTCAAAACCAGGTATTGAGCTTATCAACACAGGTCACTAAGCTCGAAAGGAACCTTAATGCCAAGCAAGTGTTCTGTGAAACCATCGTAACAGAGAATGAAGCAATGAAGAACGAACTCCAGTCACTCAAAGATGACAGGATCTTGAAGGTTAGAGATGTGAAGAAAGAGCTTGGGGACCTGATGAAAACAACAGAAATGCGGGAAATTATGCAACAGGTGTATGAGAACCAGGATGGGGAACCTGAGGTATGTAGAGTGTGGGGCTGTTGAATTTTGTATTTTAGTAACAAATGgaatagaaataattattattgtccatAAACATGATGATTGTTAATTGTGTGAGAAATTTGTTGTTTAAGACTTTTAATGTGTAATTTACAAGATATTTGTGTTTTTCTGACATCTTGGCATAGTTgttttttctaaatttttcaaaatttcatttactgatgtaaatatttgaaaatttcttATAAAAGGAATCTGCATCGTCAGAGGAAGTTTGCAAACTAAAAGAGGAAATGCAGATAGTATTAGAGGAATTGCGGACAACAAAGCAAGAGAAAGAGCAGTTGCTGGATAAGCTGAATGAGACCTTGGAAGAATTGGAAAATTCTAAAGGGTTGATTGAGATTCACCAGGCTCAGCATCAGTCAGTAAGTTTCTGCAATAACAgcaactttaaaacaaaaaaaaaagagtgaagTGGTTCTATGGCCAGGAATGCTCTCAAGTGCCAGGACTAAATGGCTAGCAGACAGAAATAtctgtgaaaaatgtttcaacCAGCACCTGCAAGTTTTAAATGTTCTTTTAAAATTATAAAACCATTTACCCAAAGAAGGCATATTCTCAAATCATCATGTGCAAAACCCAGGTCATTGTTTTGCCAATgctgaaacaacccaagcacTTTTCTAATTCTAACCTCAGGCTTAGATATTTTCTTAAACATTATCAAGTGTAGTGTGTCAGGCCTAATGGTAGAGTTAGTAAAGGGTTTTAGCTTGTTTCAATATTGGTAAAGCGGTGACCTTCCCTATTAATTTTGAGACCCTTCTTCCTGCTATACATATAGTcactgtggaaaaaaaatggtTGAATTTGTAAACAGAGATTTCCTGTCCTCAGCTTTTAATATACCTTTGCTTGAAGCTTTTCAgtcttttttgtcatttcattTAATGAGTTATCAATaaagtatttattttttcctcaccTCAGCGTGAAGAGGAACTTGGTAGGCTACAGCAACAATTGCAGGAACTTGAGCATAATCACAGACGTTTAAGGAGGGACTCtgatgaaaaaggaaaagagctTGTGGATCTGCAGACAGAAATGGAACTCATGCGGAACACAGTAAGTTGACTGTCTTCTCTCCTATTCTCTACTTCCAATAGGACTTCTGTTGATAAGGCCAACTGGCTCCGGCTTAACACCACCGTTCACCAGAAATTTGGAAATAAAGCGTTCCACTGACCTTTCACAAATGCCTAAGAAAAATGAGGCTTCTGCCACTGAATTCTGAAGAAtatggacaaaccatatgaccggccatcgaaggtcggcactatATGGAGCCGTCATCATGGAAGACTATtttctattaatattcaatacccacatttcttttcagtagTGCAATCGCCGTTTGCCATTTTACATttgtcgttctccccgacaacattttttgaaatagctgtatacattTTGGTGGGTCCTTATGTGTGTTGCATGGATGGCTGACATTTCTCActgatttccttttgttttatcaGCTTGGTACATATGAGAATGACTTTAAGATGGAAAGGGATGAGAAAATCAATGCGTTACGTGAGAAGGATCGTGCTATTCAAACCTACGAACAACTTAGGAAGGAACACTTTAGTTTGAGGCAGAATATTGAGCGGATGTATTCTCAAGCTCATGCGCAACAACAGGTACATGCTAATCATTCATTCATGAGAtcttttttacctttttcttGGTGGATATCTTGAATGTTATtctgcaaaaaaatatatagaggatattacatgcccgctcgtggatatgaattttatcttcgagtggtcaactcgttatcgagttgaacacgagaagatagaattcatatccataagcgagtacaGTACATAAACagcagtgaaataccaaatcagctggCTTTCAAAGACGCGATTtgttatgtaaccataacgacggtgatctcttcacgtttgaagatatgaagttttcgagggaaagctcacttggtaatTCACtaatgtttatataataaaatggGATCTCCAAGGTGCAAATGCATGCATGTTGTGGGATGAAACTAATTCTTttgcttggtttgtttttttctagGCTCAATCAACCTACAAGCGTCAGCCATCAGGTCGCCCA includes:
- the LOC136922784 gene encoding interaptin-like — its product is MIECENMDAVKGENNRLRRALLLMASERKKMASQLTGVQNLGLQLQRKEQEVKSLSEKNERLEISLTRAENRITQLSYIVRSNPQTLSMASQGAIVTPGVSKKVLEALTRENTKLKQALNHLTSKGPSGVDLAVENRELHEIIMTLKDEKDMKINELKELRKVISAVENQNIEALQNQVLSLSTQVTKLERNLNAKQVFCETIVTENEAMKNELQSLKDDRILKVRDVKKELGDLMKTTEMREIMQQVYENQDGEPEESASSEEVCKLKEEMQIVLEELRTTKQEKEQLLDKLNETLEELENSKGLIEIHQAQHQSREEELGRLQQQLQELEHNHRRLRRDSDEKGKELVDLQTEMELMRNTLGTYENDFKMERDEKINALREKDRAIQTYEQLRKEHFSLRQNIERMYSQAHAQQQAQSTYKRQPSGRPCGAQMQQPPQFAFQQKGFSQEVCVDGPVDDHADSPAMGAPVPTPRRYRGQGSQLQCPNCNKLFPHDLLENHMRDCTGDD